AAAGCCTGCACCGACTCATCCAAAATGGCTTCTGTTAGCTAGCGAGCTAAAGACACGGACGTCTGACGTTAGCTCGCTACAGCTGGCTAATCGTCTGGCGTTGGCTTCGGAGCCGGCAGATAGCATAGCAGCTTCAGCTGATTTATTACAGTCAAGTGGGAAATGGCGTCGTCACCCAGCTGTTTTAAATAGTATTAGTAGAAAACCAACATGGTGACAGTAGTGTCACGCTTCTGTGTTACTATTCTGAGCTCGCCTCTGAACGTCGATAGTCCCCGTCATGCAAGAACAACCCGACTGGTTGTATTATTAGCTGCAACCCACGACGCCCTGTCCTAGTTTACTGCATGATGGTGCATCGGCTCCTTGTCCCGTTTACGATCTAACGGAATCATACATCTCTGATTTGACAGTTAACGTATTCCGATATTACGCTGACTGCAAAGCTTTATCTTCGCATACGGTTAAACCACAGACTAAAACGCTGCCACCTTGTTTAAAATAACCCGTACGTGGCCAACATCTGACGTGTGAGTTCGCTAACGGATTTAGCGACTCGGCCATGTTAATCGGTGAACGTTAGCATGTAGCATTAGCAGCTTAGCTGACGCACCTCTGCTGTGATGCAGCGGGGACGCGCACTTGTTGTCGTTGTGGCAGGCacgcctttttttaaatgcacaactCCCACTGCTAATGTGCTTAATGCGAACAGGgtcgtgcgtgcgtgcgtgcgtgcgtgtgtgtgtgtcccttcagGGACATTGATGCTTCGAGTTGTCCTCAGTGGCCTGTGACAAACACCCGGCTACTGAGCTGTTTATCTAAGCCGGCTAATTGACGACCTTTAGATGACGTTGGATAACCTCCCGCGCCCTCTGTTAGTGATCTAGCCTACGGGTGACTAAATGccctcccctttctcttccGCAGCaccgtccccccctccccctccccaccccctcctATTATTCTTATTCTTTTGAGTATTCTTCATTGTCAAGCCGCCAAAGTGGAGAGTGTGATTTCAGAAGGGGGTGCTTCTCGTTTCAGGTAATGACAATGACcttttatatctttttttttttaaatttctattCATTCGTGCTTCGTCAATAAGTTCTTGGAACAAAGCAGGATGTGGTAAGGCAGAAAGGGGCAATCAGGAACCTTCTAGATAAGATGGACGAAGTGAACATAATGATCCTCGGGAGGATTTCTGAATGTTGGTGCCGTCTTTCGTCCTGTCAACAGGATGTCTCCCACCCCGAATCCAGCCTTAAAATGCCTAGATTGAGGCCTAAAATGATCTGGGACACTGTTGGACGCATTCTTCATCCCGGGGGATTCAAGGTTTTACGGTGCACCTTATCATCGGGCACCAGTCGTCTGCGATTTCCAAATGTCATTTAGCAAATTGGTTTATCACggatatgtttaaaaaaaaaaaaaaggaatgcatGGAGGGGAAATAACTTAATATCCAAATAATCCGTCCCAGTCCTCTCTGACGTGCGCTAGTGCCTTCAGGGTTGAGTATTAATAGAGCGTGATATCTGTGATCATGCCGCAGCAGCAGAGCGGTTAGTCTGGAGCGGCCCGCCCTGCTTCCCCGGTTTTCTCTTTCAAAGCTCACAAGCCAGAGTTACTGGTCTTAAAAACACTGTTTATTTAGTTTCTGTGgagttgaaatgaaatatggTTGAGAGATCGTCTGACAAGAGCCCGCTGGCTTTGAGGAgagcttatatatattttgtgatttgaatggtaataaatgtttgtttattgtatACGAACATCCAATATGCATCGGATGTTATCACAACAAGAAGGGATGAAATGTAGCGTGTGGACCCAGGTGTCATGTTTACATCACTGCTGGTCCGTTAACCCactaaataaaaagtaaagttGTAATGTATAAATATTCCAATTAACCTGGTTTGTTATGACGTTGAGATACGCGAACATTCCATGTGGCCCACTTTTTgcgttttctgtttgtttacttcTACAGTGCTTCttcggggggaggaggtggtagGGGCGCACCTCAGCACTATCCCAAGACTGTCGGCAACAGGTTTGTCCTCTGGAATCCATTCAGAAAACATTTGATGGTCGTGATTTAAACTTGACGCTTTTCCCCCAATGCAGAAGTAGTGGACGTGTTTTTACCCCTTAAGAGCAGCATTTGTGGTCTGTGCAGTCGCTTTTAGATCATGATTTAAGGTATTAGATTTTATGCTCAAGCCATAACTACGTTGTGAGGGTGGTGTATTTTTGCGTACTGGCCGTGATGTCTCCAGGTCATCCGGTACTTATTGTGCGTCTTTCTCTGTACTTTGTCAGCGAGTTCCTGGGGAGAACCCCAGGGCAAAGCGTTCAGAGATGGGTTCCTTCACGAAGCACTAGACGAGAAGTCAACTCCAGCCTTGAAAAAGAGCAACACGATGGAATCTTCAGGAAAGTGAGGGGGTAAGATTCAAGCCCCCACAAAGGCTCCCCCGTCCTTTATTTTCTGTCCAGATGTACCTGGAAATAGTGAGCAAGAACATTAACGGTTGGTACCAAAACCTTTTCCGTTGCACTGATTCCAGTTCTTGCAGAATTTACAAAACCCAAGTGATAAGGAGTTGGTGTGGTTCGACCCGCTGCATTCCATTCTGGATTTACCAGAATAACTAAAAGTCAGTGAATGTTAGAATAATAATCTTGAGATTCAGATCAGTGTTTGTGACCAAGATCGCAGCGCTTGACCCGAAGGGGACATATCGTGCACAACTCTGCTCACAGTGCTTGTTGCCTTTGGAAAGCGGAACAATCCAAAACTATGAAAACCAAGCTagttgttttaattttatttttcatattggCTTACTGGATCATTTGATTTCACAAGCGAATCAGATTCAGCACATCGCCCCATgcaactaaatatatatatgtatatactgcAAAACGCTTCTTGATATTACCCCGTCCTGCTAACAACTTCTTTTCaccaccttttctttctttccagcaTACTCAATAAGCTCACGCCTGAGAAGTTTGACAAGCTATGCCTTGAGCTCCTGAATGCGGGCGTAGACTCAAAAGTCGTCCTCAAAGGAATCATCTTGCTGGTAAGGGCACATTTTTACCCACGAGTCCTCTGCTGCACCGAGACGTGTCTCAGACGCCGGCTCCTCCAATGACCCGAGTGCTTCCCTCTCTGCCCTCACGGCTCAGATCGTAGACAAAGCCCTAGAAGAGCCCAAGTATAGCTCGCTCTATGCTCAGCTATGTCTGCGCTTGGCAGAGGACGCACCAAACTTTGATGGCCCTTCATCTGAGATCCAAACATCCCAAAAGCAGAGCACAGTAAGTAATTGTCAGTATTGATGAGTTAGTGAACCCCGTACTCTGACATGCTCAGACATTTAATGATGCGTTTTTGTTCTGTTATTACAGACCTTCAGAAGATTGCTGATTTCCAAACTTCAAGATGAATTTGAAAACCGCGCCAGAAATGTTGAAAGTAAGTTCTTgtcattttgtttccatttggtATCCTTTCAGCTCATTTCCTGTCCACTAAAGCTCTGgtcttctcccctcccctcaGTCTATGACAAACATGACAACCCTCTTActtcggaggaggaggagcagcgttCCATCGCCAAGATCAAGATGCTTGGCAACATTAAATTCATCGGGGAACTGGGCAAACTCGACCTCATCCATGAATCTATCCTTCATAAGTGCATCAAAACAGTATGTGCACATTACGGGTTTGAAACGAAAGAAATGCTGCATACCTTCATGTAGTGACCCATGTGCATTGCTTCTCTCCTTCATCCTTTTCTGAAGCTtctggaaaagaagaagagagtcCAGCTCAAGGATATGGGGGAGGATCTGGAGTGCCTCTGTCAGATAATGAGAACTGTGGGGCCGAGACTCGACCATGCGAAAGCAAAGGTAACAAACAGCTTTTCCAATAATTTAAGTAAAGATGTGTCACGTTTGTACATGATTATGGATATTTCACTGAATAAATAGTATGAAAATGTTGCTCTTTTAAAGTcatgtgtgagaatgtgtttgACTCTTTTTAATCAGGGCGGTAGACTGAAACCAGACGTCTTATGTTCTGGTTCAGCTCCTTCCTGCCCATGCAGACTGTCATCTAGCATAAATCCTGCAGCCAGTTCTCACCCTCactcctcccttctcttccAGTCTTTAATGGATCAGTATTTTGGCCGTATGCGATCCTTAACGAACAACAAGGAGTTGCCCGCCAGGATCCGTTTCCTGCTGCAAGACACCGTGGAACTGCGACTAAACAACTGGGTCCCCCGCAAGGCTTTCATCGACAACGGACCAAAGCTGATCAACCAGATCCGTCAGGATGCAGTGAAAGTGAGTCTGGTGCCGCCGCGGCCCCCTGTCTGTGGCCGTTGATCAATCAACGATTGATAAGGCGTTGAACCGTGCACAGGATGTAGTCCAGTTGTGGACCAGCTGTTCTTCTGTGTCCCTGCAGGATTTGGGTGTTTTCATCCCAGCACCAATGTCTCAGGGGATGAGAATGGACTTCTTCCTGGAAAGCCCCTTCATGCCACACCGAATAAAGCTGGACAGAGAGACACTCGGGGGGTTGGCCGACATGTTTGGGCAGATGCCAGGTACGGGCCTCATTTCATCacgtgttgttttcctttttgcattttatgtttatttcacATTCAATTGAAACGTGATTGAGGCTTGTGTTGCCAGTAGTGGAATAAATGGAACCAAAGACATTTGAGACATGTACAATTATCTAGGATTTTTTCCGAGCAATTTTCAAAGAGTCTCCCAGTGCAAGATTAtgtaatcttttatttttgatgacTCGTCCTGGTGGTCATTTTATATAAAACCTCTGATCTTCTGCCTGCTCAGGCGGTGGGATCGGAACCGGCCCGGGTGTTATTCAGGACAGGTACTCGCCCACTATGGGACGCCATCGCGCCAACCCACTCTACAACGGCCACGGCAGCCACATCGCCCCTCCCCCGCAGACGCAGTTCGAAGTGGGGACAAAGTCCTTCGTTAAGTCCAACCAGGTGATTTCATGCAGGCGACCACTGGCTGACGTTTCTCTCCAGATGTTTGAGGTCAAAGCTTGTGAATGACCCGCTATGCCTACTGGACTTTCAACAGGTTCAGAACCAGCACTTCCAGAACCACACGGCCCTGCAGCAGGTCCAGTCCAAGGACATGCCCCCCCGATTCAGCACGAAAGGACAGCTCAATGCAGATGAGGTAACTAGAACTAGTTTTTGCTGGCTGGCAGGAGGTGGACAGAAACatagttgcagccctagacTTCACTAAAACAGCTGCTAACGATTATTTGGTCAATAATTCAATAAATTCGTTAATTATTTTTTCGATGAATtggataattaaaaaaaaaactgcattaaaGGAAGCTTTAATTCccacctttttattttaagagaACTGAAGATTGACATTGCAAAACTTAACttatagaaaaaaaatacaaatcagaaaatttaacaggattCGTTTTATcttcagaacttgttctctacacTCCGATGCACATACTCAAACGCTGGCACTCAGACACACGACACAATGTATACACCACATCTACATACAGTGCTATgagatgatttttatttttttgctctgcgcgcatctccgcaactcattgagtgacgtaataatcgcgcgacacaaatAATCGATTTagtcgattcgttgttgcagccctagtgaAGGATATAAGctaaagcttatatatatttttttgtgattgTGTTGTCACACCAACATCAACGGCTGTAGTTTGATGTCCTGCCTGTTGCTGTTTAAGTCTTCATGCCcagtgattataaaaagacGCGTTATTCTGAGGAACACAACCTGCTACCAGTCTGTCTTCTACCACGCCCTCTGTCTTTGATCTccatcgctctcctcctcctccccccctcctctctggtaGCTGGTCCACTGACTGCGATTATGAGATATGAGGACATGGGTGCAGTTCATGCTCAGACTATTCTCGttcttttagtcttttttttgaCTGATCCTAATGTGTGCTTTGTATTTGTGACACTTCCTGGTCCCACAGATCAGCCTCCGGCCTGCTCAGTCATTCCTCCTCAACAAGAGCCAGGTGCCCAAGCTCCAGCCCCAGATCCCCACCATGATGCCTGTCAGCGCTCAGCCCCCACGCACTCAATCCCCTCCCCTGGGACAGGTAGCTGGGGATCATTTGGATTTGCACAGACATGGATAAATGCATGGGTAGAATGCAGTTCTGTTTAGAACTGCATTCTTTGCCAAACTGGGTTCCAGCTGCTCCTTAAAAAGGATGGTCAGGAATTGTTTTCTGCTGAATGTTATGTTGTATTATGAATTCTAAACCTATTGAAATAGTGTCCATGTGCCTCTGGCATTAAGGATAAAGGAACCGCTAAGAATCCTGTCCTGCTTCCTGTGGGGATGCTCAGTGCACAGCATGTGTATGTTAAACAACAAAGCAAAacgtttattttcattaaaaaaaagtctttgaacTAACTAGCCTATAGCTGCAGGAACCACGATCAGATGCTGCCGTTTCTTAGTTGAACTGCATCTTTTAATTGTCACACAACCTTCAACCTCAGCCTCCACAGCTCGGCCTGAAGACCAACCCTCCGCCCATCCAAGAGAAACCTCAGAAGATCAACAAGAAACCGCCTCCTTCCAGGGAGGAACTGCTCAAAATGACGGTATGCAAAACAAACATCTCGTGAAGGTCTGTCTTACTTTTACACTTGCCAATCTGACTGCCTCGTCTCCACTTTCAGGAGACGATCGTGACGGAGTACTTTAACAGTAAGAACCTGACGGAGGCCGTGAGCGGGGCGAGAGAGATGAAGGCACCCAAGCACTTCCTGCCCGAGATGCTGAGCAACATCATTGTGTGCTCCCTGGACCGCCCCGACGAGGACAAGGAGCACGCCAGCAGTCTGATCCATGCGCTCCGAGCCGAGGGCCTCATCACTGGAGAGAACTTCATGCAGGTAGAGACTTGATCGAGctgaaatgtaactttcataaagaggggggggtggggggggtgctggTTGCCTCCTAACTGACTCTGGCGATCTCCTCTCCCGCAGGCTTTCCTCAACGTCCTGGACCAGTGCCCCAAGATCGAGTTGGACGTTCCGCTGGTGAAGTCCTACCTGGCCCAGTTCGCGGCCCGGGCCGTCATCGCCGAGCTTGTGAGCGTGGCGGAGCTGGCCCACCCGCTGGAGAACGGCACCCACTTCCCCCTCTTCCTGCTCTGCCTGCAGCAGACGGCCAAGCTGAAGGACCGAGAGTGGCTCACCGACGTCTTCCAGCAGAGCAAGGTCAACATGCAGAAGATGCTTCCAGGTACCGCTTCCTGCTGCACTGCTGATCCAGCAGATCTTTACATCTTTAGCCTCTCGGCGTTTCAAAACTTTCAAAATTCTGTTAAACTTTGTGCTTCAATTatgaccccgccccctcccgaATGACTGACTTGTTCCTGGCAGAAATCGATCAGAACAGGGACCGCATGCTGGAGATCCTGGAGGGGAAGAGCCTGAGCTTTCTGTTTCCGCTGctgaagctggagaaggagctgctgaAACAGATCAAGGCGGATCCCTTTCCGCAGTCCATCTACAAGTGGATTAAGGACAACATCTCGCCGAAGCTTCACACCGATAAAGGCTTCGTCAACATCCTCATGACCAGGTAGATATGCAGCAGGGCTCACGTTGATGAGCTCCGAGGCTCCGCTAAAGGTGATCAAAATGAACATTGCTTATCAAATAGTCTGTAATTGTAAAAGAAAGTCAACCAGgcagttgttgtgttttgtacaCAGGACACCGATGAATGGACCTGGTATGTGATGAGAAGGGTCAAATTAACATCTGCTCTTCTCCCAGTTTCCTCCAGTACATCTCCCAGGAGCTCTGCATGACTGAGGGTGACGAGCAGCTGGCGGCCCCCCCCaaagagctgctggagcaggagaaacagctgctgctggcctTCAAGCCAGTCATGCAGAAGTTCCTGCACGACCACACCGAGCTGCAGGTCAGCGCCCTCTACGCCCTGCAGGTGCACTGCAACGCCAGCGCCTTCCCTAAAGgtaccccccacctcccccaccgcATGATGATATTAAGCAGATAGATTGGTCTCATTATTTGGAGTATAAGAAATGTTGTCATTACATGATCAGTCCACCAGAGAGCGCTGTTATCAGTGACTCAACTAAAGAGGTTTTCTTGGcacttttgaaacattttttgggttACAAAACAAGGGCTCCATAGCCGGGAGCCTGACGCTCCCTCAAGCCTTATATCTAATCAACTTGAAATTCACCACACATGTCCATCTTTAGACAAATAAGTAAATTAGAGATGTGTAACAAACAATTAGTTGGATCTACTCAAGTACTTGAACAAATAGTATTTCAGAGGCATCTTTGTTGCAAAGACTTTAATCAAACgttaaaaatgttattaaatgCTATTTGTACAACAAAATTAAGTTCCTTTTTTTGTGGATCTATTCATTAAGGCTTTTTAAATAATTCTTTCCACTTAGGCATGCTGCTGCGCTACTTTGTCAACTTCTACGACATGGAGATCATCGAAGAAGAAGCCTTCCTCGCATGGAAAGAAGACATTACCCAAGAATTCCCGGGAAAAGGAAAATCTTTATTCCAGGTACGGTAGTCTTTGTGTTGTAATCTTTTGTGTTGAATATTCTGACCTCCTCGTAACCATCACGTGTGCACGTTTGTTTCGCACAATCCTCTTGACGCACTGTCTCCCTCCGTCAGGTCAACCAGTGGCTCACCTGGCTGGAgactgctgaggaggaggagtccgaGGAAGAAGCAGACTGAGGAAGCGTCGTGGCGTAGAAGAACAACAATGTTgtctttcctttttcatttcgCGCCAATCTTAATTTAACCACTACCACATGGCACTTGGCTGCTTCTGTCGTGCAACTATACCCCAAAAGCTTGTACCTGTAGGGCCTAATGTGTTACCAGCCGTAACCGTGACGATGGGCTGAGAAGCCTCATTTGATCTGTTGCCTGATGGATGTTGGATTTTTATATCGGTGTCCCGATCAGCTACATGAATCCTGGAGTGgctcaacatgttttttttctgtgcatgtTATTCATTTCCTCAAATGCAGATAAGAGACTTCACCTTTGGCGAagttctttatttaaaaatgtggaAGCTTTTCCCCTGTTAATATAGCAGCTTATTGATCCTTTTTGCTGATTCTATGCTCTTTTAGCATAAGGCTATTAACAAGCGGCCTTGTCACTGATCTTTGAGGGTGCAATTGCACTAATtggttcattattattattattagtgaaGAGAAAAGGCTTGTTTCTTCCCCTCTAAATCATGGCGCTGTTGAGTTGTAGGAGTCTCGCTCAGCATTTTGGAGTAAAGgtgtgaataaaatgtattcaccTCCCTCAGATAAACTACTTTTAAATAAGAAACTACTTTACACAAAAAATGTGCCAACAGGCCATGCTTATGAAGATCATGCTATAACATATTCAAAGTTATTGTGCACCTTCTATTGCTTTAATGTCAATAAAGTCAACTACATGAGCACCAAAACCAGTTTCACTATTTTTACTGCTATTCTTAATATATTCACACTCCTCGTTAAAATGTTTTGCACTCTATAACACACTAAAGGGGACAACAATTGGAGTTTcactaaatgtttttgttatgcATTTGAAAACACTTCTCTTTACCACATGGAAACATACTGGGTTATTCATTTTACCAGAATGTCCAAAATTGTacaaatttgtcattttggctaataaatccCAAATTCAGAGCTTTAATAGCCTCAAACCAATTTCATCCATGTTTAGGAGAGTAATGTCTGAGTAGAGAATTAAGTAACAGGAGCGTCAAAATCGGCACTATTGAGGCTGATGAATATAAAATCACTTCAATCCCAAAAGTGGACCAGGGTCTTGTTGGGCCTCAATTGTCCACAACAACAGTTCCATGCAAAGAGATGGTTGACGACTACTCCTCTGAGGGAATCCAGAAGTATTCCACCACCTTCCTGCTCCTGCGTGGGGGGGCGGAGTCCGGGCGCTCTCCTTCGAAGGCGGGCAGCTCGTCAAAGCGACTCGGGCCCATGTGTGGGGCGGAGACCCTGAACGTGGTCCTGAGAAACCAGTGGTTGTACATTTAAAATAGATTCacactccccatcctgtcaggcCACTGATATGAATTTACATtaaatgtaaaaccaaaatTAAATCTGCAACGAACACTTTATTAGAACTTTGTGCttctaataaataaaaccaaaggGGTTCAGGCATTAAAACGGCATCATTGGCATGTTGGATAGACACGGACACTGCGTTACCTCATAAAGCTTTACCTGAAGAAGTGTTACCTGGATTAACTGTTCCCTTAAGAAGTATTACCTGGATTAACTGTTCCCTTAAGGAGTGTTCCCTGGTTTAACTGTTCCCTTAAGAACTGTTACCTGACGAACTGTTACCTGATCTGTTACCTGACGAATTGTTACCTGATGATCTGTTACCTGACAAACTGTTACCTGACGAACTGTTACCTGATGATCTGTTATCTGACAAACTGTTACCCGATGATCTGTTACCTGACAAACTGTTACCTGACAAACTGTTACCTGATCTGTTACCTGACAAACTGTTAGCTGACGAACTGTTACCTGACGATCTGTTACCTGACAAACTGTTACCTGACGAACTGTTACCTGATGATCTGTTACCTGACAAACTGTTACCTGACGAACTGTTACCTGATGATCTGTTACCTGACAAACTGTTACCTGACGAACTGTTACCTGATGATCTGTTACCTGACGAACTGTTACCTGATGATCTGTTACCTGACGAACTGTTACCCGATGATCTGTTACCTGACAAACTGTTACCTGACGAACTGTTACCTGATGATCTGTTACCTGACAAACTGTTACCCGATGATCTGTTACCTGACAAACTGTTACCTGATGATCTGTTACCTGACAAACTGTTACCCGATGATCTGTTACCTGATCTGTTACGTGACAAACTGTTACCCGATGATCTGTTACCTGATCTGTTACCTGACAAACTGTTACCTGACAAACTGTTACCTGATGATCTGTTACCTGACAAACTGTTACCCGATGATCTGTTACCTGATCTGTTACCTGACAAACTGTTACCTGACGAACTGTTACCTGATGATCTGTTACCTGACAAACTGTTACCTGACGAACTGTTACCTGATCTGTTACCTGACAAACTGTTACCTGACGAACTGTTACCTGATGATCTGTTACCTGACAAACTGTTACCCGATGAACTGTTACCTGATGATCTGTTACCTGACAAACTGTTACCCGATGAACTGTTACCTGATCTGTTACCTGACGAACTGTTACCTGACAAACTGTTACCTGGATGAACTCCTTTCAGGCTCTCCAGCACTAGACTCGGGAGTGGAGATGTACACAGGATCCCCTTccttaaaaaaatgcaaatagaCCACTTTAACTGGTGGCTTTagcattattttaaatataacaaTTAACATTATCAGATGATTCCTTGCATATTTTGGGGGATAATTTGTTGGTCTGCACATTGTGAGTCTTATTCGTGGGGATGTTTTACCGTGAAATTTCTCGGGGAGCCGTCTTGATTTTTGAGAATTTTAACCCTCTGGTCGCTTTCTGTCATGCAGAGGAAGTAACTCTTGATGTTGGCTTGACACTGTGGGGAGAACAAGCGTGAAATGCACTTTCCTCTCGTCTCCATTGCGTGCTCAGTGGCGTCCTTCTTACAGCCTTGCTGGTCCTCAGGGCCTTCAGGTCCTCCTGCGCTCTGAACCTGTCGGCTAACTCGCGGTGCTTCTCCCTCCAGGCCAGGCACTCGGCCGTCCTgtcccgcctctcctcctcggccAGGCGCCGCTCGGCCTCGGCCTCCCGCCGAGCCCGCTGGGCCTGCTCGCCCTGGTgcaccgccgccgcctccctgcGCCTCGAATCCACCTCGCTGCAAAGACAAGACTGGAGCTCACGTCCCCGAAATAATAAATAGCTAAAACACCACCTCACCATAGGACGCCTTCTTTCACTGGGCCTTTCAACCTCTATTTAAGACCTTCAGCAAAAAGTGGTCTACCGCCGgtacaaaaacaaaccattagCCGGTAAATGAAAGCAGCAAGTGATCAAAGAATGAAACGGCCCCAGTGTTTCAATAAATCCATATTAACCGAGCCCATCTGGAATGAGGAATCTTCCCCCTGTTCGACCCTTCAAAGAATCGCTCAGGCTCGAGGCgccgcggagagagagagaggtccaCACGGGGGGACAGAAGTGCGTTTGCTTTCTCTACTTTGAAGGCAGTGATTGACGTCTTGGAATCAAAGAGCCCTTCTCCTCTCCCGACATTTATTATCATTCATTCCTTATTATTCCTCCTTCTCGTGTcgcttccctcctctctgctctcctctcggCTCCAGTCAAGTTGTGAACACCTATTGTGAAAGGCCGACCTCCATCGTTGGAGCGGTCatgttttgggtttttctttGTGGCGgctgacttttta
The DNA window shown above is from Gasterosteus aculeatus chromosome X, fGasAcu3.hap1.1, whole genome shotgun sequence and carries:
- the eif4g2b gene encoding eukaryotic translation initiation factor 4 gamma 2b isoform X2, which codes for MLGNIKFIGELGKLDLIHESILHKCIKTLLEKKKRVQLKDMGEDLECLCQIMRTVGPRLDHAKAKSLMDQYFGRMRSLTNNKELPARIRFLLQDTVELRLNNWVPRKAFIDNGPKLINQIRQDAVKDLGVFIPAPMSQGMRMDFFLESPFMPHRIKLDRETLGGLADMFGQMPGGGIGTGPGVIQDRYSPTMGRHRANPLYNGHGSHIAPPPQTQFEVGTKSFVKSNQVQNQHFQNHTALQQVQSKDMPPRFSTKGQLNADEISLRPAQSFLLNKSQVPKLQPQIPTMMPVSAQPPRTQSPPLGQPPQLGLKTNPPPIQEKPQKINKKPPPSREELLKMTETIVTEYFNSKNLTEAVSGAREMKAPKHFLPEMLSNIIVCSLDRPDEDKEHASSLIHALRAEGLITGENFMQAFLNVLDQCPKIELDVPLVKSYLAQFAARAVIAELVSVAELAHPLENGTHFPLFLLCLQQTAKLKDREWLTDVFQQSKVNMQKMLPEIDQNRDRMLEILEGKSLSFLFPLLKLEKELLKQIKADPFPQSIYKWIKDNISPKLHTDKGFVNILMTSFLQYISQELCMTEGDEQLAAPPKELLEQEKQLLLAFKPVMQKFLHDHTELQVSALYALQVHCNASAFPKGMLLRYFVNFYDMEIIEEEAFLAWKEDITQEFPGKGKSLFQVNQWLTWLETAEEEESEEEAD
- the eif4g2b gene encoding eukaryotic translation initiation factor 4 gamma 2b isoform X1, which codes for MLGNIKFIGELGKLDLIHESILHKCIKTLLEKKKRVQLKDMGEDLECLCQIMRTVGPRLDHAKAKSLMDQYFGRMRSLTNNKELPARIRFLLQDTVELRLNNWVPRKAFIDNGPKLINQIRQDAVKDLGVFIPAPMSQGMRMDFFLESPFMPHRIKLDRETLGGLADMFGQMPGGGIGTGPGVIQDRYSPTMGRHRANPLYNGHGSHIAPPPQTQFEVGTKSFVKSNQVQNQHFQNHTALQQVQSKDMPPRFSTKGQLNADEVPQISLRPAQSFLLNKSQVPKLQPQIPTMMPVSAQPPRTQSPPLGQPPQLGLKTNPPPIQEKPQKINKKPPPSREELLKMTETIVTEYFNSKNLTEAVSGAREMKAPKHFLPEMLSNIIVCSLDRPDEDKEHASSLIHALRAEGLITGENFMQAFLNVLDQCPKIELDVPLVKSYLAQFAARAVIAELVSVAELAHPLENGTHFPLFLLCLQQTAKLKDREWLTDVFQQSKVNMQKMLPEIDQNRDRMLEILEGKSLSFLFPLLKLEKELLKQIKADPFPQSIYKWIKDNISPKLHTDKGFVNILMTSFLQYISQELCMTEGDEQLAAPPKELLEQEKQLLLAFKPVMQKFLHDHTELQVSALYALQVHCNASAFPKGMLLRYFVNFYDMEIIEEEAFLAWKEDITQEFPGKGKSLFQVNQWLTWLETAEEEESEEEAD
- the eif4g2b gene encoding eukaryotic translation initiation factor 4 gamma 2b isoform X3 is translated as MLGNIKFIGELGKLDLIHESILHKCIKTLLEKKKRVQLKDMGEDLECLCQIMRTVGPRLDHAKAKSLMDQYFGRMRSLTNNKELPARIRFLLQDTVELRLNNWVPRKAFIDNGPKLINQIRQDAVKDLGVFIPAPMSQGMRMDFFLESPFMPHRIKLDRETLGGLADMFGQMPGGGIGTGPGVIQDRYSPTMGRHRANPLYNGHGSHIAPPPQTQFEVGTKSFVKSNQVQNQHFQNHTALQQVQSKDMPPRFSTKGQLNADEISLRPAQSFLLNKSQVPKLQPQIPTMMPVSAQPPRTQSPPLGQLGLKTNPPPIQEKPQKINKKPPPSREELLKMTETIVTEYFNSKNLTEAVSGAREMKAPKHFLPEMLSNIIVCSLDRPDEDKEHASSLIHALRAEGLITGENFMQAFLNVLDQCPKIELDVPLVKSYLAQFAARAVIAELVSVAELAHPLENGTHFPLFLLCLQQTAKLKDREWLTDVFQQSKVNMQKMLPEIDQNRDRMLEILEGKSLSFLFPLLKLEKELLKQIKADPFPQSIYKWIKDNISPKLHTDKGFVNILMTSFLQYISQELCMTEGDEQLAAPPKELLEQEKQLLLAFKPVMQKFLHDHTELQVSALYALQVHCNASAFPKGMLLRYFVNFYDMEIIEEEAFLAWKEDITQEFPGKGKSLFQVNQWLTWLETAEEEESEEEAD
- the LOC120809197 gene encoding uncharacterized protein LOC120809197; translation: MSADHHPLPPPPLPPPASQHTDLQVSLAKAEQSCFETKLKLDRESGDKRALLQENRSLEGDRDDLRLKLRQITEDKVQIQQSEVDSRRREAAAVHQGEQAQRARREAEAERRLAEEERRDRTAECLAWREKHRELADRFRAQEDLKALRTSKACQANIKSYFLCMTESDQRVKILKNQDGSPRNFTEGDPVYISTPESSAGEPERSSSRTTFRVSAPHMGPSRFDELPAFEGERPDSAPPRRSRKVVEYFWIPSEE